One region of Olleya sp. Hel_I_94 genomic DNA includes:
- a CDS encoding SixA phosphatase family protein has protein sequence MSKIIQFIRHAKSSWKFNVSDHDRPLKKRGVKDANLVANHLKTNFIKPNLILSSTANRAKLTALLFVDVLDLKNIQFQQKNALYDFSGDSVLEVITNCNDNVNVLMIFGHNHALTNLCNSLGNTSIDNVTTSGFVQIEFDQNSWKNIKNGNTTKIVFPKHLK, from the coding sequence ATGAGTAAAATTATACAATTTATTAGACATGCCAAATCTTCTTGGAAATTTAATGTGTCAGATCACGATAGGCCATTAAAAAAAAGAGGTGTTAAAGATGCTAATTTGGTTGCTAATCACTTAAAAACTAATTTCATAAAGCCTAACTTAATTTTAAGTAGCACAGCAAACAGAGCAAAATTAACAGCATTGCTTTTCGTCGATGTTTTGGATTTAAAAAACATACAATTTCAGCAAAAAAATGCACTTTATGATTTTTCTGGAGACTCAGTTTTAGAGGTCATAACTAACTGTAATGATAACGTTAATGTTTTGATGATTTTTGGGCATAATCATGCCTTGACAAATTTATGTAATTCTCTAGGTAATACAAGTATTGACAACGTTACAACCTCAGGTTTTGTGCAAATAGAATTTGATCAAAATTCATGGAAAAACATAAAAAATGGTAACACTACAAAAATTGTCTTCCCAAAACATTTAAAATAG
- the ppk1 gene encoding polyphosphate kinase 1, which yields MTNHIIDNKYINRELSWLQFNHRVLQEAADESVPLIERLRFLGIFSNNLDEFFKVRYATVKRIDYAGRAGKSQLGGIKASELLEIITNIVIKHQTESLKILSDIQKKLEAENIFILRESKITKAQKQYLRKYFLEKVSPALVTIVLNTEIKLPNLKDSAAYLAVNMHLKDGENQYALIEISKNMDRFIVLPKVGDTDNIIMLDDLLRLFLNDIFNIFEYNKITAHMIKITRDAELDLDSDLTKSYMEKISDGVKERQEGEPVRFVYDKTIDKKTLDFLMDKMGIDNTDSIIPGGRYHNRRDYMDFPSLGRTNLLYDKIVPLPVKGLSLEGSIFETIAKKDYLQYAPYHTFSYVVKFLREAALDPQVKAIKITIYRLAQISHVASSLINAAKNGKKVMVSMEIQARFDEEANIAYAEQMQREGVQLIFGVQGLKVHSKMCIIEREEDKKIKRYGFISTGNFNESTAKIYTDYTLFTANQRILKDVNKVFNFFEVNYKIYRFKHIITSPHYTKNKFFNLIDREINNVKEGKPGYIKLKMNSISNYPMIDKLYEASQAGVKIQMIVRGICCLVPGVKGISENIEVISIVDKFLEHTRLYVFCNNNNPLVYISSADFMTRNIENRVEVSCPIYDKDIKEELIDTFHICWNDNVKARILNKAQNNTYKRNDKPQYRSQFEAYNYLKNKLDA from the coding sequence ATGACTAACCATATTATTGATAATAAATACATAAACAGAGAGTTAAGTTGGCTACAATTTAACCATCGTGTTTTACAAGAAGCTGCTGACGAGTCTGTACCTTTGATTGAAAGACTTCGTTTTTTAGGAATTTTTTCTAATAATCTAGACGAATTTTTCAAGGTTAGATACGCAACCGTTAAACGTATCGATTACGCTGGTAGAGCTGGTAAAAGCCAGCTTGGTGGAATAAAAGCTTCTGAGTTGTTGGAGATTATTACCAACATAGTTATAAAGCATCAAACCGAAAGTTTAAAGATTTTAAGTGATATTCAAAAAAAGTTAGAAGCAGAGAATATTTTCATTTTAAGAGAATCTAAAATCACAAAAGCTCAAAAGCAATATCTTAGAAAGTACTTTTTAGAAAAAGTTAGCCCAGCTCTTGTTACCATTGTTTTAAATACCGAAATCAAGTTACCTAATCTTAAAGATAGTGCAGCTTATCTAGCGGTAAATATGCATTTAAAAGATGGAGAAAATCAATACGCTTTAATAGAAATATCTAAAAATATGGATCGATTTATCGTGTTGCCAAAAGTTGGCGATACTGATAATATAATCATGTTAGATGATTTACTTAGACTATTTTTAAACGATATTTTTAACATCTTCGAGTATAACAAAATTACTGCTCATATGATTAAAATCACTAGAGATGCCGAATTAGATTTGGATAGTGATTTAACTAAAAGTTATATGGAAAAAATCAGTGATGGTGTAAAAGAAAGACAAGAAGGTGAGCCAGTACGATTTGTCTACGATAAAACCATTGATAAAAAAACTTTAGACTTTTTAATGGACAAAATGGGTATTGATAATACAGATAGTATTATTCCAGGAGGTCGTTACCATAATCGTAGAGATTATATGGACTTTCCTAGCTTAGGACGTACCAACTTATTGTACGATAAAATAGTCCCATTACCAGTAAAAGGTTTAAGTCTAGAAGGTAGTATTTTTGAAACGATTGCTAAAAAAGACTATTTACAATACGCACCTTATCATACGTTTTCATACGTAGTAAAATTTTTAAGAGAAGCAGCTTTAGATCCTCAGGTTAAAGCTATTAAGATTACTATTTACAGATTAGCTCAAATTTCTCATGTAGCCAGTTCCTTAATAAATGCTGCCAAAAACGGTAAAAAAGTAATGGTCTCTATGGAGATTCAAGCACGTTTTGACGAAGAAGCTAATATCGCTTACGCGGAACAAATGCAGCGTGAAGGTGTACAATTAATATTTGGAGTACAAGGTCTTAAAGTGCATAGTAAAATGTGTATTATTGAAAGGGAAGAGGACAAAAAAATAAAGCGATATGGTTTTATAAGCACTGGTAACTTTAACGAGTCTACAGCCAAAATATATACAGACTATACTTTATTTACTGCTAACCAAAGAATACTTAAAGACGTCAATAAAGTGTTTAACTTTTTTGAAGTTAATTATAAAATTTACAGATTTAAACATATAATTACATCACCTCATTACACAAAAAATAAGTTTTTTAATCTTATAGATAGAGAGATTAATAATGTTAAAGAAGGTAAACCTGGTTATATAAAACTTAAAATGAATAGTATATCTAACTATCCAATGATAGATAAACTATACGAAGCAAGTCAAGCAGGAGTTAAAATACAAATGATAGTTCGTGGAATTTGTTGTTTAGTGCCAGGCGTAAAAGGTATAAGTGAAAACATAGAAGTAATAAGTATAGTCGATAAATTTTTAGAGCACACAAGACTTTACGTTTTTTGCAATAATAACAACCCTTTGGTTTATATCTCTTCTGCAGATTTTATGACCAGAAATATCGAGAACAGGGTAGAAGTAAGCTGTCCTATTTATGATAAAGATATAAAAGAAGAATTGATTGATACGTTTCATATTTGTTGGAATGATAATGTTAAAGCTCGGATATTAAATAAAGCACAAAACAATACCTACAAGCGTAACGATAAACCACAGTACAGAAGTCAATTTGAAGCTTACAATTATTTAAAAAATAAATTAGATGCTTAA
- a CDS encoding porin family protein has product MKKTILLLTFVLASFYGFSQDALYGVRAGYNISNLDFDPEVPTGVENAHRNGFFIGFFGEYSLSDSFSFAPEIQFSAEGAKDQELRINYIQVPLFFKYKIGNKLAIGVGPQASLKGHSYEDGLQNLGFSALGGLEYMISDEFFIDFRYSYGLTNVIDDNVIDLEAKNTNIQIGLGVKF; this is encoded by the coding sequence ATGAAAAAAACTATTTTACTATTAACGTTTGTATTAGCTTCTTTTTACGGATTTTCTCAAGACGCTTTGTATGGTGTAAGAGCTGGATACAATATTTCTAATTTAGATTTTGATCCTGAAGTACCAACAGGTGTAGAAAATGCACATAGAAATGGATTTTTTATCGGATTTTTTGGAGAGTATAGTCTTTCTGACTCTTTTTCTTTTGCACCAGAAATTCAGTTTTCTGCCGAAGGAGCAAAAGATCAAGAATTACGTATTAACTACATTCAAGTACCATTATTTTTTAAATATAAGATAGGTAATAAATTAGCAATAGGTGTAGGTCCTCAAGCTAGTTTAAAAGGTCATTCTTATGAGGATGGATTACAAAATTTAGGTTTTTCTGCTTTAGGAGGATTAGAGTATATGATTTCTGACGAGTTTTTTATTGACTTCAGATATTCTTATGGATTAACAAATGTTATTGATGATAACGTTATTGATTTAGAAGCAAAAAATACAAATATTCAAATAGGTTTAGGAGTAAAATTCTAA
- a CDS encoding Ppx/GppA phosphatase family protein, protein MLKIQKYAAIDIGSNAVRLLISNIVEEKGSDTRFKKSSLVRVPVRLGADVFINEEISENNVHRMLQTMQAFKLLMETHGVVKYKACATSAMREANNGKDVAKLIKKKTGIQIDIIEGEEEAAIIAATDLQSYIDVNKNYLYVDVGGGSTEFSVIVKGEKIASKSFKIGTVRLLNDMVKKEAWIELEQWIKQQTTTYDKIEVIGSGGNINKIFKVSGKAMGKPLSYFYLTSYYNMLQTYSYEERISILDLNQDRADVIIPATRIYLSAMKWSGAKDIYVPKIGLADGIIKSMYNDTVSSHTKLK, encoded by the coding sequence ATGCTTAAAATCCAAAAATACGCAGCTATAGACATTGGATCCAATGCTGTTAGATTATTAATATCTAATATTGTTGAAGAAAAAGGTAGTGATACAAGATTTAAAAAAAGTTCGTTAGTAAGGGTTCCAGTGCGTTTAGGTGCAGATGTTTTTATAAATGAAGAAATATCGGAAAACAATGTACATCGTATGCTACAAACCATGCAAGCTTTTAAATTACTTATGGAAACCCATGGTGTAGTAAAATATAAAGCGTGTGCAACTTCTGCAATGCGTGAAGCAAATAATGGTAAAGATGTTGCAAAATTAATTAAGAAAAAAACAGGAATTCAGATTGATATTATTGAAGGTGAAGAAGAAGCAGCTATTATAGCAGCTACAGATTTACAATCGTATATTGATGTAAATAAAAACTATTTATATGTAGATGTAGGAGGTGGTAGCACTGAATTTTCTGTGATTGTCAAAGGTGAAAAAATAGCCTCTAAATCATTTAAGATAGGTACTGTTAGACTACTTAATGATATGGTTAAAAAGGAAGCTTGGATTGAGTTAGAACAATGGATAAAGCAACAAACCACAACTTATGATAAAATTGAGGTTATTGGTTCTGGTGGTAACATTAATAAAATATTTAAAGTGTCTGGAAAAGCTATGGGCAAACCGTTGTCTTACTTTTATTTGACGTCTTACTACAATATGTTACAAACGTATTCATATGAAGAGCGTATCTCTATATTAGATTTAAATCAAGATAGAGCAGACGTTATTATTCCTGCTACACGTATATATTTGTCTGCCATGAAGTGGAGTGGAGCAAAAGATATTTATGTACCAAAAATAGGTTTGGCAGACGGAATCATAAAAAGTATGTATAATGATACCGTTTCTAGCCATACAAAGTTAAAATAA
- the rsmD gene encoding 16S rRNA (guanine(966)-N(2))-methyltransferase RsmD — translation MRIVSGQFKGRRITAPKKLPVRPTTDMAKEALFNILNNQFYFDDVSVLDLFAGTGNISYEFASRGTQEILCVDQDYGCIKFINETAESFEMDIQTIKSDVFKFLEKTKQQHTIIFADPPYDFTEEAFSKIPELVFENNLLESEGLLIIEHSKHTDLSNLKQFVRSKSYGGNVFSFFENEASDEEE, via the coding sequence ATGCGCATTGTATCAGGACAATTTAAAGGACGAAGAATTACAGCACCTAAAAAGCTACCTGTAAGGCCTACAACAGATATGGCTAAGGAAGCTTTGTTTAATATACTTAATAATCAATTTTATTTTGATGATGTTTCTGTATTAGACTTATTTGCAGGAACAGGTAACATAAGTTATGAGTTTGCTTCTAGAGGTACACAAGAAATTTTGTGTGTAGATCAAGATTATGGCTGTATAAAATTTATTAATGAAACTGCTGAAAGTTTTGAAATGGATATACAAACCATTAAAAGCGATGTTTTTAAGTTTTTAGAAAAAACAAAACAGCAACATACAATCATTTTTGCAGATCCACCATACGACTTTACAGAAGAAGCCTTTTCTAAAATACCAGAGCTTGTATTTGAAAATAACCTTTTAGAGTCTGAAGGATTATTAATAATAGAGCATTCCAAGCATACAGACTTATCAAACTTAAAGCAGTTTGTACGTTCCAAAAGTTATGGCGGAAATGTATTTAGCTTTTTTGAGAATGAAGCGTCAGACGAAGAAGAATAA
- the dnaX gene encoding DNA polymerase III subunit gamma/tau: MEHFVVSARKYRPQTFKDVVGQTAITNTLLNAIENNHLAQALLFTGPRGVGKTSCARILAKMINSDGNETGEEDYAFNIFELDAASNNSVDDIRNLTDQVRIPPQVGKYKVYIIDEVHMLSQAAFNAFLKTLEEPPKHCIFILATTEKHKIIPTILSRCQIFDFKRITVKDAKNYLKYIAEEQGINAEDDALHIIAQKADGAMRDALSIFDRVVSFSGKDLTRQSVTENLNVLDYETYFESTDYILENKIPELLIQFNKTLAKGFDGHHYIAGLASHFRDLLVCKNPTTIELLEVGDDTKNKYLEQSKKAEQDFLIKGINLANDCDLKYKSSKNQRLLVELTLMQLASITFDGEKKNSSRFIIPPSYFKKIGIKPIKVVKPVHVENTSVSQQNNTKVNPELQKQAEPTKPKIVLENGIASSKKRTSGLSLKSIRAKKEHQIKQLDVVVDEENLPREPFNQDELTEVWNAFVHQIEKEGKFNLASILSIDKPTLAEDGFSIKLTFPNATNKVEVERQSFDLMSYLRKNLKNYDIALDITVNEELDTKYAYTPIEKYEKLKEKNPNLELLRTTFDLDV; this comes from the coding sequence ATGGAGCATTTTGTAGTATCAGCAAGAAAATACAGACCACAAACCTTTAAGGATGTTGTAGGTCAAACTGCTATTACTAATACTTTACTTAATGCTATTGAAAATAATCATTTAGCACAAGCGCTACTTTTTACAGGACCAAGAGGTGTTGGAAAAACAAGTTGTGCACGTATTTTGGCTAAAATGATTAATAGTGATGGTAACGAAACAGGTGAAGAAGACTATGCATTTAATATTTTTGAATTAGATGCTGCCTCAAACAACTCGGTAGACGATATCAGAAACTTAACAGACCAAGTTAGGATTCCGCCACAAGTTGGAAAATATAAAGTCTATATTATTGACGAGGTCCACATGTTATCTCAAGCTGCTTTTAATGCTTTTTTAAAAACATTAGAAGAGCCACCAAAACATTGTATTTTTATTTTAGCAACTACAGAAAAACATAAAATTATACCAACGATACTATCTCGTTGTCAAATTTTTGATTTCAAACGTATAACTGTTAAGGATGCTAAAAATTATTTAAAATACATCGCTGAAGAGCAAGGTATAAATGCTGAAGATGATGCTTTACATATTATCGCTCAAAAAGCGGATGGAGCTATGCGTGATGCTTTATCTATTTTTGATAGAGTTGTAAGTTTTTCTGGTAAAGACCTGACACGACAATCGGTTACAGAAAATTTAAATGTTTTAGACTACGAAACCTATTTTGAAAGTACAGATTACATCTTAGAAAACAAAATTCCAGAACTATTAATCCAATTTAATAAAACGCTGGCAAAAGGTTTTGATGGACATCACTACATAGCAGGTTTAGCCTCTCACTTTAGAGATTTACTAGTTTGCAAAAACCCAACAACTATTGAGTTACTTGAAGTTGGAGATGATACTAAAAATAAATATTTAGAGCAATCTAAAAAAGCAGAACAAGACTTTTTAATAAAAGGTATTAATCTAGCTAATGACTGCGACTTAAAATATAAAAGCAGTAAAAACCAACGACTGTTGGTTGAACTAACACTAATGCAACTTGCCTCTATCACTTTTGATGGAGAAAAAAAAAATAGCAGTCGGTTCATAATACCACCTTCATACTTTAAAAAAATAGGAATTAAACCTATTAAGGTTGTAAAACCGGTTCATGTTGAAAATACATCTGTATCTCAACAAAACAATACAAAAGTTAATCCTGAATTACAAAAGCAAGCAGAACCAACCAAACCTAAAATTGTCTTGGAAAATGGTATTGCTTCTAGTAAAAAAAGAACTTCAGGTTTATCCTTAAAAAGTATTAGAGCTAAAAAAGAACATCAAATAAAACAATTAGATGTTGTAGTTGATGAGGAAAATTTACCAAGAGAACCTTTTAATCAAGATGAATTAACTGAAGTTTGGAATGCTTTTGTACATCAAATAGAAAAAGAAGGTAAATTTAATTTAGCCTCTATCCTATCCATTGATAAACCAACGTTGGCAGAAGACGGATTTTCAATTAAATTGACGTTTCCAAACGCTACAAATAAAGTTGAAGTCGAAAGACAATCCTTTGACTTGATGTCCTATTTAAGAAAAAACTTAAAAAACTACGACATTGCTTTGGATATAACCGTTAATGAAGAGTTGGATACTAAATACGCTTATACACCTATTGAAAAATATGAAAAGCTTAAAGAAAAAAACCCTAACTTAGAGCTGCTACGTACAACTTTTGACTTAGATGTTTAA
- a CDS encoding tRNA-(ms[2]io[6]A)-hydroxylase: protein MLGLKLPTDPRWVNIVEKNIEDILTDHAYCEQKATSTAISLIVSFPEYTELVQEMVALVKEEISHFKMVHDLILKNGWVLGRDRKDDYVLQLITFFPKGGSRTTQLVHRLLYAALIEARSCERFRLLSEELEDKTLAEFYRKLMVSEANHYTMFLGFARQYGDRKEVDKKWNDLLEYEAEIMVNLSKKETIHG, encoded by the coding sequence ATGCTAGGACTAAAATTACCAACCGATCCAAGATGGGTTAATATAGTAGAAAAAAACATTGAAGACATTTTAACGGATCATGCATATTGCGAACAAAAAGCAACGAGTACTGCTATCTCATTAATTGTTAGTTTTCCGGAATATACAGAATTAGTACAAGAAATGGTAGCTTTAGTTAAAGAAGAGATTAGCCATTTTAAAATGGTCCATGATTTAATACTTAAAAACGGATGGGTTTTAGGTCGTGACCGCAAAGATGACTATGTTTTACAACTGATAACCTTTTTTCCTAAAGGAGGAAGTAGAACAACACAATTAGTCCACAGGTTACTTTATGCTGCTTTAATAGAAGCCAGAAGTTGTGAACGCTTTAGATTGTTATCTGAAGAATTGGAAGATAAAACTTTAGCAGAATTTTACCGAAAATTAATGGTAAGTGAAGCTAATCACTATACTATGTTTTTAGGTTTTGCGAGACAATATGGAGACCGCAAAGAAGTCGATAAAAAGTGGAATGATTTACTAGAATATGAAGCTGAAATCATGGTTAATTTAAGTAAAAAAGAAACCATACATGGTTAA